The following proteins are encoded in a genomic region of Sesamum indicum cultivar Zhongzhi No. 13 linkage group LG8, S_indicum_v1.0, whole genome shotgun sequence:
- the LOC105169008 gene encoding transcription factor PIF3 isoform X2, whose product MPLSEFLRLARGKLESGRQKPCPSDPSSRAEGDVVELVWENGQIMMQGQSSRVTQSPVRNSFSSNTHRVRDAGVVNSTSARIEKFGGVESILDDMLPVVPSGDLDLSQDDEMVPWLSYPMVDALPQDYSSDLLPGISGVTTNGLSTQNSFVSVEKRSSCNQTVSNSHNGGNTLKASSPKTRPFFSWPPQPSQTSVALGSGVSDIISNSMSNHPDDIYRNPAQGRDVVNNSTSMKMQRQNIGPATNNSNLLNFSNFTRPAGLVKANPPNSGGIPASVSSGVERMGVKEKGSAIGSSNPLKSSSLERFNSTQKDIDFHGSSAMLAIVNSRKPAVKAPKESYTPDRTENLCRETSIKNDKPQIVSDSANSTKAVPDGERTVEPMVASSSVGSGYSADRVSCEKAHNSKRKFGDVEESECRSDDIETESVGVKKSTPARGTGSKRSRAAEVHNLSERRRRDRINEKMRALQELIPNCNKADKASMLDEAIEYLKTLQLQVQIMSMGAGLCMPPMMFPTGMQHVHPAHVPHFSPMGVGIGMGMGFGMGMLDMNGGSPGCPVFPVPPMQVPHFPSPMSGPGNFQRIPGPNLPIYGQPGQGLANSVPRAPVVPLTGKPPGPSATGSGAFRSGSHNEVSSAAPTLNSGDPVIDKNAQLMCNAEASTPVNHKSNQLQATNEVVDQSAAVQENKQATDATCPAALTSTTATDTSKEPGSSTILDHVEEIIPNSQNGLSAYEVLLL is encoded by the exons ATGCCTCTTTCAGAGTTTTTGAGATTGGCTAGAGGAAAGCTTGAATCGGGCCGGCAGAAACCATGTCCATCTGATCCCTCTTCCCG GGCTGAGGGCGATGTGGTTGAGCTTGTATGGGAGAATGGCCAGATTATGATGCAAGGTCAGTCCAGTAGGGTTACTCAAAGCCCTGTTCGTAACAGTTTTTCTTCTAACACACATAGAGTTCGTGATGCCGGAGTAGTAAATTCCACCAGTGCAAGAATCGAAAAATTTGGTGGAGTTGAGTCTATCTTGGATGATATGTTGCCAGTAGTGCCCTCAGGGGACTTGGATTTGAGCCAAGATGATGAAATGGTTCCTTGGTTAAGTTATCCCATGGTTGATGCTCTGCCTCAAGATTACAGTTCTGATCTTTTACCGGGAATATCTGGTGTTACGACCAATGGATTGTCCACCCAAAATAGCTTTGTATCGGTGGAGAAGAGAAGTAGTTGTAATCAAACTGTTAGTAATTCGCATAATGGTGGGAATACTTTGAAGGCTTCTTCACCAAAAACTCGTCCTTTCTTTTCATGGCCGCCTCAGCCTTCCCAGACATCAGTTGCCCTAGGATCTGGAGTTTCTGACATTATTAGCAATAGTATGAGTAACCATCCGGATGATATATACAGGAACCCTGCTCAAGGTAGAGATGTAGTAAATAATTCAACAAGTATGAAGATGCAGAGGCAGAATATAGGACCAGCTactaataattcaaatttgctGAACTTCTCCAATTTTACAAGACCAGCAGGCCTTGTTAAAGCCAATCCCCCAAACTCCGGTGGAATTCCAGCTTCAGTTTCATCAGGGGTGGAAAGGATGGGAGTTAAGGAGAAAGGTTCAGCTATTGGCAGCAGTAATCCACTCAAATCCTCGTCTCTTGAGCGATTTAATAGTACACAAAAAGACATTGACTTCCATGGTTCATCTGCTATGCTTGCTATAGTCAATTCTAGAAAACCAGCAGTTAAGGCACCAAAGGAGTCGTATACCCCTGACAGAACTGAGAATTTATGCCGAGAAACTTCCATCAAGAATGATAAGCCCCAAATTGTAAGTGATTCTGCGAATTCAACAAAAGCAGTCCCAGATGGTGAGAGAACAGTTGAGCCTATGGTTGCGTCTTCTTCTGTAGGCTCTGGCTATAGTGCTGATAGAGTTTCTTGCGAAAAAGCACATAATTcgaagagaaaatttggtgatGTTGAGGAATCAGAATGCCGTAGTGAT GATATTGAAACAGAATCTGTTGGTGTCAAAAAATCAACTCCAGCTCGAGGTACTGGATCAAAGAGAAGCCGAGCAGCAGAAGTACATAATCTTTCCGAAAGG AGACGAAGGGATAGGATTAACGAGAAAATGCGTGCATTACAAGAACTTATACCCAATTGCAACAAG GCGGATAAAGCTTCAATGCTTGATGAAGCCATTGAATATCTAAAGACCCTTCAACTTCAAGTACAG ATTATGTCCATGGGGGCTGGGTTATGTATGCCACCTATGATGTTTCCTACAGGAATGCAACACGTGCATCCTGCTCATGTTCCCCATTTTTCACCAATGGGTGTCGGAATAGGAATGGGTATGGGATTTGGGATGGGTATGCTAGACATGAATGGTGGATCTCCTGGATGCCCTGTTTTTCCGGTACCCCCCATGCAAGTACCACACTTCCCTTCTCCAATGTCAGGCCCTGGAAATTTCCAGAGAATTCCCGGTCCAAACCTTCCCATTTACGGGCAGCCCGGTCAAGGACTGGCCAATTCAGTACCAAGAGCACCTGTGGTTCCTTTAACTGGGAAGCCTCCTGGACCTTCAGCCACGGGTTCAGGTGCTTTCAGGAGTGGAAGTCACAATGAAGTGTCTAGTGCAGCTCCAACTTTGAATTCTGGGGACCCGGTGATAGACAAGAATGCACAGTTAATGTGCAATGCAGAAGCTAGCACTCCAGTCAACCACAAATCTAATCAG CTGCAAGCTACAAACGAAGTTGTAGATCAGTCTGCTGCCGTGCAAGAGAATAAACAGGCTACAGATGCTACGTGTCCTGCGGCTCTGACCTCCACAACAGCAACTGACACTAGCAAAGAACCAG GAAGTTCCACTATTCTCGATCACGTGGAAGAGATAATACCCAATTCACAAAACGGCTTATCTGCATACGAG GTTTTGCTACTTTGA
- the LOC105169008 gene encoding transcription factor PIF3 isoform X1 translates to MPLSEFLRLARGKLESGRQKPCPSDPSSRAEGDVVELVWENGQIMMQGQSSRVTQSPVRNSFSSNTHRVRDAGVVNSTSARIEKFGGVESILDDMLPVVPSGDLDLSQDDEMVPWLSYPMVDALPQDYSSDLLPGISGVTTNGLSTQNSFVSVEKRSSCNQTVSNSHNGGNTLKASSPKTRPFFSWPPQPSQTSVALGSGVSDIISNSMSNHPDDIYRNPAQGRDVVNNSTSMKMQRQNIGPATNNSNLLNFSNFTRPAGLVKANPPNSGGIPASVSSGVERMGVKEKGSAIGSSNPLKSSSLERFNSTQKDIDFHGSSAMLAIVNSRKPAVKAPKESYTPDRTENLCRETSIKNDKPQIVSDSANSTKAVPDGERTVEPMVASSSVGSGYSADRVSCEKAHNSKRKFGDVEESECRSDDIETESVGVKKSTPARGTGSKRSRAAEVHNLSERRRRDRINEKMRALQELIPNCNKADKASMLDEAIEYLKTLQLQVQIMSMGAGLCMPPMMFPTGMQHVHPAHVPHFSPMGVGIGMGMGFGMGMLDMNGGSPGCPVFPVPPMQVPHFPSPMSGPGNFQRIPGPNLPIYGQPGQGLANSVPRAPVVPLTGKPPGPSATGSGAFRSGSHNEVSSAAPTLNSGDPVIDKNAQLMCNAEASTPVNHKSNQLQATNEVVDQSAAVQENKQATDATCPAALTSTTATDTSKEPGSSTILDHVEEIIPNSQNGLSAYEVEHCLSYETPVL, encoded by the exons ATGCCTCTTTCAGAGTTTTTGAGATTGGCTAGAGGAAAGCTTGAATCGGGCCGGCAGAAACCATGTCCATCTGATCCCTCTTCCCG GGCTGAGGGCGATGTGGTTGAGCTTGTATGGGAGAATGGCCAGATTATGATGCAAGGTCAGTCCAGTAGGGTTACTCAAAGCCCTGTTCGTAACAGTTTTTCTTCTAACACACATAGAGTTCGTGATGCCGGAGTAGTAAATTCCACCAGTGCAAGAATCGAAAAATTTGGTGGAGTTGAGTCTATCTTGGATGATATGTTGCCAGTAGTGCCCTCAGGGGACTTGGATTTGAGCCAAGATGATGAAATGGTTCCTTGGTTAAGTTATCCCATGGTTGATGCTCTGCCTCAAGATTACAGTTCTGATCTTTTACCGGGAATATCTGGTGTTACGACCAATGGATTGTCCACCCAAAATAGCTTTGTATCGGTGGAGAAGAGAAGTAGTTGTAATCAAACTGTTAGTAATTCGCATAATGGTGGGAATACTTTGAAGGCTTCTTCACCAAAAACTCGTCCTTTCTTTTCATGGCCGCCTCAGCCTTCCCAGACATCAGTTGCCCTAGGATCTGGAGTTTCTGACATTATTAGCAATAGTATGAGTAACCATCCGGATGATATATACAGGAACCCTGCTCAAGGTAGAGATGTAGTAAATAATTCAACAAGTATGAAGATGCAGAGGCAGAATATAGGACCAGCTactaataattcaaatttgctGAACTTCTCCAATTTTACAAGACCAGCAGGCCTTGTTAAAGCCAATCCCCCAAACTCCGGTGGAATTCCAGCTTCAGTTTCATCAGGGGTGGAAAGGATGGGAGTTAAGGAGAAAGGTTCAGCTATTGGCAGCAGTAATCCACTCAAATCCTCGTCTCTTGAGCGATTTAATAGTACACAAAAAGACATTGACTTCCATGGTTCATCTGCTATGCTTGCTATAGTCAATTCTAGAAAACCAGCAGTTAAGGCACCAAAGGAGTCGTATACCCCTGACAGAACTGAGAATTTATGCCGAGAAACTTCCATCAAGAATGATAAGCCCCAAATTGTAAGTGATTCTGCGAATTCAACAAAAGCAGTCCCAGATGGTGAGAGAACAGTTGAGCCTATGGTTGCGTCTTCTTCTGTAGGCTCTGGCTATAGTGCTGATAGAGTTTCTTGCGAAAAAGCACATAATTcgaagagaaaatttggtgatGTTGAGGAATCAGAATGCCGTAGTGAT GATATTGAAACAGAATCTGTTGGTGTCAAAAAATCAACTCCAGCTCGAGGTACTGGATCAAAGAGAAGCCGAGCAGCAGAAGTACATAATCTTTCCGAAAGG AGACGAAGGGATAGGATTAACGAGAAAATGCGTGCATTACAAGAACTTATACCCAATTGCAACAAG GCGGATAAAGCTTCAATGCTTGATGAAGCCATTGAATATCTAAAGACCCTTCAACTTCAAGTACAG ATTATGTCCATGGGGGCTGGGTTATGTATGCCACCTATGATGTTTCCTACAGGAATGCAACACGTGCATCCTGCTCATGTTCCCCATTTTTCACCAATGGGTGTCGGAATAGGAATGGGTATGGGATTTGGGATGGGTATGCTAGACATGAATGGTGGATCTCCTGGATGCCCTGTTTTTCCGGTACCCCCCATGCAAGTACCACACTTCCCTTCTCCAATGTCAGGCCCTGGAAATTTCCAGAGAATTCCCGGTCCAAACCTTCCCATTTACGGGCAGCCCGGTCAAGGACTGGCCAATTCAGTACCAAGAGCACCTGTGGTTCCTTTAACTGGGAAGCCTCCTGGACCTTCAGCCACGGGTTCAGGTGCTTTCAGGAGTGGAAGTCACAATGAAGTGTCTAGTGCAGCTCCAACTTTGAATTCTGGGGACCCGGTGATAGACAAGAATGCACAGTTAATGTGCAATGCAGAAGCTAGCACTCCAGTCAACCACAAATCTAATCAG CTGCAAGCTACAAACGAAGTTGTAGATCAGTCTGCTGCCGTGCAAGAGAATAAACAGGCTACAGATGCTACGTGTCCTGCGGCTCTGACCTCCACAACAGCAACTGACACTAGCAAAGAACCAG GAAGTTCCACTATTCTCGATCACGTGGAAGAGATAATACCCAATTCACAAAACGGCTTATCTGCATACGAGGTAGAACATTGCCTTAGTTATGAGACTCCAGTTTTGTAG
- the LOC105169008 gene encoding transcription factor PIF3 isoform X3 has translation MPLSEFLRLARGKLESGRQKPCPSDPSSRAEGDVVELVWENGQIMMQGQSSRVTQSPVRNSFSSNTHRVRDAGVVNSTSARIEKFGGVESILDDMLPVVPSGDLDLSQDDEMVPWLSYPMVDALPQDYSSDLLPGISGVTTNGLSTQNSFVSVEKRSSCNQTVSNSHNGGNTLKASSPKTRPFFSWPPQPSQTSVALGSGVSDIISNSMSNHPDDIYRNPAQGRDVVNNSTSMKMQRQNIGPATNNSNLLNFSNFTRPAGLVKANPPNSGGIPASVSSGVERMGVKEKGSAIGSSNPLKSSSLERFNSTQKDIDFHGSSAMLAIVNSRKPAVKAPKESYTPDRTENLCRETSIKNDKPQIVSDSANSTKAVPDGERTVEPMVASSSVGSGYSADRVSCEKAHNSKRKFGDVEESECRSDDIETESVGVKKSTPARGTGSKRSRAAEVHNLSERRRRDRINEKMRALQELIPNCNKADKASMLDEAIEYLKTLQLQVQIMSMGAGLCMPPMMFPTGMQHVHPAHVPHFSPMGVGIGMGMGFGMGMLDMNGGSPGCPVFPVPPMQVPHFPSPMSGPGNFQRIPGPNLPIYGQPGQGLANSVPRAPVVPLTGKPPGPSATGSGAFRSGSHNEVSSAAPTLNSGDPVIDKNAQLMCNAEASTPVNHKSNQLQATNEVVDQSAAVQENKQATDATCPAALTSTTATDTSKEPGCD, from the exons ATGCCTCTTTCAGAGTTTTTGAGATTGGCTAGAGGAAAGCTTGAATCGGGCCGGCAGAAACCATGTCCATCTGATCCCTCTTCCCG GGCTGAGGGCGATGTGGTTGAGCTTGTATGGGAGAATGGCCAGATTATGATGCAAGGTCAGTCCAGTAGGGTTACTCAAAGCCCTGTTCGTAACAGTTTTTCTTCTAACACACATAGAGTTCGTGATGCCGGAGTAGTAAATTCCACCAGTGCAAGAATCGAAAAATTTGGTGGAGTTGAGTCTATCTTGGATGATATGTTGCCAGTAGTGCCCTCAGGGGACTTGGATTTGAGCCAAGATGATGAAATGGTTCCTTGGTTAAGTTATCCCATGGTTGATGCTCTGCCTCAAGATTACAGTTCTGATCTTTTACCGGGAATATCTGGTGTTACGACCAATGGATTGTCCACCCAAAATAGCTTTGTATCGGTGGAGAAGAGAAGTAGTTGTAATCAAACTGTTAGTAATTCGCATAATGGTGGGAATACTTTGAAGGCTTCTTCACCAAAAACTCGTCCTTTCTTTTCATGGCCGCCTCAGCCTTCCCAGACATCAGTTGCCCTAGGATCTGGAGTTTCTGACATTATTAGCAATAGTATGAGTAACCATCCGGATGATATATACAGGAACCCTGCTCAAGGTAGAGATGTAGTAAATAATTCAACAAGTATGAAGATGCAGAGGCAGAATATAGGACCAGCTactaataattcaaatttgctGAACTTCTCCAATTTTACAAGACCAGCAGGCCTTGTTAAAGCCAATCCCCCAAACTCCGGTGGAATTCCAGCTTCAGTTTCATCAGGGGTGGAAAGGATGGGAGTTAAGGAGAAAGGTTCAGCTATTGGCAGCAGTAATCCACTCAAATCCTCGTCTCTTGAGCGATTTAATAGTACACAAAAAGACATTGACTTCCATGGTTCATCTGCTATGCTTGCTATAGTCAATTCTAGAAAACCAGCAGTTAAGGCACCAAAGGAGTCGTATACCCCTGACAGAACTGAGAATTTATGCCGAGAAACTTCCATCAAGAATGATAAGCCCCAAATTGTAAGTGATTCTGCGAATTCAACAAAAGCAGTCCCAGATGGTGAGAGAACAGTTGAGCCTATGGTTGCGTCTTCTTCTGTAGGCTCTGGCTATAGTGCTGATAGAGTTTCTTGCGAAAAAGCACATAATTcgaagagaaaatttggtgatGTTGAGGAATCAGAATGCCGTAGTGAT GATATTGAAACAGAATCTGTTGGTGTCAAAAAATCAACTCCAGCTCGAGGTACTGGATCAAAGAGAAGCCGAGCAGCAGAAGTACATAATCTTTCCGAAAGG AGACGAAGGGATAGGATTAACGAGAAAATGCGTGCATTACAAGAACTTATACCCAATTGCAACAAG GCGGATAAAGCTTCAATGCTTGATGAAGCCATTGAATATCTAAAGACCCTTCAACTTCAAGTACAG ATTATGTCCATGGGGGCTGGGTTATGTATGCCACCTATGATGTTTCCTACAGGAATGCAACACGTGCATCCTGCTCATGTTCCCCATTTTTCACCAATGGGTGTCGGAATAGGAATGGGTATGGGATTTGGGATGGGTATGCTAGACATGAATGGTGGATCTCCTGGATGCCCTGTTTTTCCGGTACCCCCCATGCAAGTACCACACTTCCCTTCTCCAATGTCAGGCCCTGGAAATTTCCAGAGAATTCCCGGTCCAAACCTTCCCATTTACGGGCAGCCCGGTCAAGGACTGGCCAATTCAGTACCAAGAGCACCTGTGGTTCCTTTAACTGGGAAGCCTCCTGGACCTTCAGCCACGGGTTCAGGTGCTTTCAGGAGTGGAAGTCACAATGAAGTGTCTAGTGCAGCTCCAACTTTGAATTCTGGGGACCCGGTGATAGACAAGAATGCACAGTTAATGTGCAATGCAGAAGCTAGCACTCCAGTCAACCACAAATCTAATCAG CTGCAAGCTACAAACGAAGTTGTAGATCAGTCTGCTGCCGTGCAAGAGAATAAACAGGCTACAGATGCTACGTGTCCTGCGGCTCTGACCTCCACAACAGCAACTGACACTAGCAAAGAACCAG GTTGTGATTAA
- the LOC105169010 gene encoding fibrous sheath CABYR-binding protein, with product MATQTVPSASSEEVEKEVQSEVVKKTEAENVSPPQESTCSASPLAESEAKIEEKQIEPSVVEHVKDVDGDETLKAEDSAEVVAPLAEPTEHEIEDKPIEPAPVEEPKTIEVAAPLAESIEEKIEEKPVEPFPAEEVKKAEDAPIVEASDKDVKEVEKESVPEPDTAAVSEPNVEKAECKIEDESEIEPAQETKVDVIEEKPEEPAKVVDVPESAPATVVEEEVEKREDLPAKGVEAIEARDVSVPEADCKPEEHAPAAEEKPSEQSEVTEQVEKVPPEAEPVEKIEVKSPTGEVEQTKLANEEKTSATESSEEVKPETPVIQVEEKDLGCNPTDEVPEKMGEDNELKDPAKETIEVKGSFEEKVIEPRKIEAETEAPEANTEEKSVVAEELVQCEEKPTEDTARSVPPPEAAEKAAEEKVSVVSADTTKEAEVKGKADTEAAKEQEETAEAKLEEEKQVNEKIEETERATEAKSDEEKQVDEPAKTDVQNSECTKENEDTKPSQDAPKEEVPVKTQKQSIVKMVKQSLVKAKKAIIGKSQTSKTPAAEPKDDSNK from the exons ATGGCTACTCAGACTGTTCCATCTGCGTCCTCTGAG GAAGTTGAGAAAGAAGTGCAATCAGAGGTGGTTAAGAAAACAGAAGCTGAAAATGTTTCTCCACCTCAGGAATCAACATGTTCAGCATCCCCATTGGCTGAATCAGAAGCAAAGATTGAGGAAAAGCAAATCGAGCCTTCCGTAGTCGAACATGTGAAGGATGTTGATGGCGATGAAACGCTGAAAGCTGAGGACTCAGCTGAAGTGGTAGCTCCATTGGCTGAACCAACAGAGCATGAGATTGAAGATAAGCCAATTGAACCTGCTCCAGTGGAAGAGCCAAAGACAATAGAAGTGGCTGCTCCATTGGCTGAATCAATAGAAGAAAAGATTGAAGAGAAGCCAGTTGAGCCTTTTCCAGCCGAAGAGGTGAAGAAAGCTGAGGATGCTCCAATTGTGGAGGCTTCTGATAAGGACGTTAAAGAAGTCGAAAAGGAAAGTGTTCCTGAGCCGGATACAGCAGCCGTTTCGGAACCAAATGTTGAGAAAGCTGAGTGTAAAATAGAGGATGAGTCAGAAATTGAGCCCGCACAGGAGACGAAAGTTGATGTGATTGAAGAAAAGCCAGAGGAACCAGCAAAAGTAGTTGATGTGCCTGAATCAGCACCAGCTACGGTTGTTGAGGAGGAAGTGGAAAAACGCGAAGATTTACCTGCGAAAGGTGTGGAAGCAATTGAGGCCAGAGATGTGTCTGTTCCAGAGGCTGACTGTAAACCAGAGGAACATGCTCCTGCTGCGGAGGAGAAACCATCCGAGCAATCGGAAGTTACCGAACAAGTTGAGAAAGTACCTCCAGAAGCTGAACCAGTAGAAAAGATTGAAGTTAAAAGTCCAACAGGCGAAGTCGAGCAGACCAAGTTGGCAAATGAAGAGAAAACCAGTGCAACTGAAAGTTCGGAAGAAGTCAAACCGGAAACTCCTGTAATCCAAGTTGAAGAGAAAGATCTGGGATGCAATCCGACTGATGAAGTTCCGGAAAAAATGGGTGAAGACAATGAACTAAAGGACCCTGCCAAGGAAACAATTGAGGTGAAGGGATCCTTTGAAGAGAAAGTCATCGAGCCAAGGAAGATTGAAGCAGAAACTGAGGCCCCAGAAGCAAACACTGAAGAAAAAAGTGTAGTAGCTGAAGAATTGGTTCAGTGTGAAGAAAAGCCAACTGAGGATACAGCCCGTTCTGTTCCTCCACCTGAAGCTGCAGAAAAAGCAGCAGAAGAGAAGGTTTCTGTGGTTTCTGCTGATACCACCAAGGAAGCAGAAGTGAAGGGAAAGGCAGATACAGAAGCAGCTAAAGAACAGGAGGAAACTGCTGAAGCTAAACTGGAGGAAGAGAAGCAAGTCAATGAGAAAATAGAGGAAACTGAAAGAGCTACTGAAGCCAAATCAGATGAAGAGAAACAGGTCGACGAGCCTGCCAAAACCGACGTCCAAAATTCAGAATGCACCAAGGAAAATGAGGACACAAAACCATCTCAAGATGCTCCAAAGGAAGAAGTACCGGTGAAGACTCAGAAGCAATCGATAGTTAAGATGGTGAAGCAATCGCTAGTGAAGGCAAAGAAAGCAATCATCGGAAAATCTCAAACCTCAAAAACACCAGCCGCTGAACCAAAGGATGACAGTAACAAATAG